A stretch of the Theropithecus gelada isolate Dixy chromosome 7a, Tgel_1.0, whole genome shotgun sequence genome encodes the following:
- the RAB11A gene encoding ras-related protein Rab-11A isoform X4: protein MGTRDDEYDYLFKVVLIGDSGVGKSNLLSRFTRNEFNLESKSTIGVEFATRSIQVDGKTIKAQIWDTAGQERYRAITSAYYRGAVGALLVYDIAKHLTYENVERWLKELRDHADSNIVIMLVGNKSDLRHLRAVPTDEARAFAEKNEANVRQTRK from the exons ATGGGCACCCGCGACGACGAGTACGACTACCTCTTTAAAG TTGTCCTTATTGGAGATTCTGGCGTTGGAAAGAGTAATCTCCTGTCTCGATTTACTCGAAATGAGTTTAATCTGGAAAGCAAGAGCACCATTGGAGTAGAGTTTGCAACAAGAAGCATCCAGGTTGATGGAAAAACAATAAAGGCACAGATATGGGACACAGCAGGGCAAGAGCGATACCGAGCTATAACATCAGC ATATTATCGTGGAGCTGTAGGTGCCTTACTGGTTTATGACATTGCTAAACATCTCACATATGAAAATGTAGAGCGATGGCTGAAAGAACTGAGAGATCATGCTGATAGTAACATTGTTATCATGCTCGTGGGCAATAAGAGTGATCTGCGTCATCTCAGGGCAGTTCCTACAGATGAAGCAAGAGCTTTTGCAG AAAAGAATG AAGCAAATGTCAGACAGACGCGAAAATGA
- the RAB11A gene encoding ras-related protein Rab-11A isoform X5, giving the protein MGTRDDEYDYLFKVVLIGDSGVGKSNLTYENVERWLKELRDHADSNIVIMLVGNKSDLRHLRAVPTDEARAFAEKNGLSFIETSALDSTNVEAAFQTILTEIYRIVSQKQMSDRRENDMSPSNNVVPIHVPPTTENKPKVQCCQNI; this is encoded by the exons ATGGGCACCCGCGACGACGAGTACGACTACCTCTTTAAAG TTGTCCTTATTGGAGATTCTGGCGTTGGAAAGAGTA ATCTCACATATGAAAATGTAGAGCGATGGCTGAAAGAACTGAGAGATCATGCTGATAGTAACATTGTTATCATGCTCGTGGGCAATAAGAGTGATCTGCGTCATCTCAGGGCAGTTCCTACAGATGAAGCAAGAGCTTTTGCAG AAAAGAATGGTTTGTCGTTCATTGAGACTTCTGCTCTAGACTCTACAAATGTAGAAGCTGCTTTTCAGACCATTTTAACAG agaTTTACCGCATTGTTTCTCAGAAGCAAATGTCAGACAGACGCGAAAATGACATGTCTCCAAGCAACAATGTGGTTCCTATTCATGTTCCACCAACCACTGAAAACAAGCCAAAGGTGCAGTGCTGTCAGAACATCTAA
- the RAB11A gene encoding ras-related protein Rab-11A isoform X3, with protein sequence MGTRDDEYDYLFKVVLIGDSGVGKSNLLSRFTRNEFNLESKSTIGVEFATRSIQVDGKTIKAQIWDTAGQERYRAITSAYYRGAVGALLVYDIAKHLTYENVERWLKELRDHADSNIVIMLVGNKSDLRHLRAVPTDEARAFAEIYRIVSQKQMSDRRENDMSPSNNVVPIHVPPTTENKPKVQCCQNI encoded by the exons ATGGGCACCCGCGACGACGAGTACGACTACCTCTTTAAAG TTGTCCTTATTGGAGATTCTGGCGTTGGAAAGAGTAATCTCCTGTCTCGATTTACTCGAAATGAGTTTAATCTGGAAAGCAAGAGCACCATTGGAGTAGAGTTTGCAACAAGAAGCATCCAGGTTGATGGAAAAACAATAAAGGCACAGATATGGGACACAGCAGGGCAAGAGCGATACCGAGCTATAACATCAGC ATATTATCGTGGAGCTGTAGGTGCCTTACTGGTTTATGACATTGCTAAACATCTCACATATGAAAATGTAGAGCGATGGCTGAAAGAACTGAGAGATCATGCTGATAGTAACATTGTTATCATGCTCGTGGGCAATAAGAGTGATCTGCGTCATCTCAGGGCAGTTCCTACAGATGAAGCAAGAGCTTTTGCAG agaTTTACCGCATTGTTTCTCAGAAGCAAATGTCAGACAGACGCGAAAATGACATGTCTCCAAGCAACAATGTGGTTCCTATTCATGTTCCACCAACCACTGAAAACAAGCCAAAGGTGCAGTGCTGTCAGAACATCTAA
- the RAB11A gene encoding ras-related protein Rab-11A isoform X1: MGTRDDEYDYLFKVVLIGDSGVGKSNLLSRFTRNEFNLESKSTIGVEFATRSIQVDGKTIKAQIWDTAGQERYRAITSAYYRGAVGALLVYDIAKHLTYENVERWLKELRDHADSNIVIMLVGNKSDLRHLRAVPTDEARAFAEKNGLSFIETSALDSTNVEAAFQTILTEIYRIVSQKQMSDRRENDMSPSNNVVPIHVPPTTENKPKVQCCQNI; this comes from the exons ATGGGCACCCGCGACGACGAGTACGACTACCTCTTTAAAG TTGTCCTTATTGGAGATTCTGGCGTTGGAAAGAGTAATCTCCTGTCTCGATTTACTCGAAATGAGTTTAATCTGGAAAGCAAGAGCACCATTGGAGTAGAGTTTGCAACAAGAAGCATCCAGGTTGATGGAAAAACAATAAAGGCACAGATATGGGACACAGCAGGGCAAGAGCGATACCGAGCTATAACATCAGC ATATTATCGTGGAGCTGTAGGTGCCTTACTGGTTTATGACATTGCTAAACATCTCACATATGAAAATGTAGAGCGATGGCTGAAAGAACTGAGAGATCATGCTGATAGTAACATTGTTATCATGCTCGTGGGCAATAAGAGTGATCTGCGTCATCTCAGGGCAGTTCCTACAGATGAAGCAAGAGCTTTTGCAG AAAAGAATGGTTTGTCGTTCATTGAGACTTCTGCTCTAGACTCTACAAATGTAGAAGCTGCTTTTCAGACCATTTTAACAG agaTTTACCGCATTGTTTCTCAGAAGCAAATGTCAGACAGACGCGAAAATGACATGTCTCCAAGCAACAATGTGGTTCCTATTCATGTTCCACCAACCACTGAAAACAAGCCAAAGGTGCAGTGCTGTCAGAACATCTAA
- the RAB11A gene encoding ras-related protein Rab-11A isoform X2, with amino-acid sequence MGTRDDEYDYLFKVVLIGDSGVGKSNLLSRFTRNEFNLESKSTIGVEFATRSIQVDGKTIKAQIWDTAGQERYRAITSAYYRGAVGALLVYDIAKHLTYENVERWLKELRDHADSNIVIMLVGNKSDLRHLRAVPTDEARAFAEAAFQTILTEIYRIVSQKQMSDRRENDMSPSNNVVPIHVPPTTENKPKVQCCQNI; translated from the exons ATGGGCACCCGCGACGACGAGTACGACTACCTCTTTAAAG TTGTCCTTATTGGAGATTCTGGCGTTGGAAAGAGTAATCTCCTGTCTCGATTTACTCGAAATGAGTTTAATCTGGAAAGCAAGAGCACCATTGGAGTAGAGTTTGCAACAAGAAGCATCCAGGTTGATGGAAAAACAATAAAGGCACAGATATGGGACACAGCAGGGCAAGAGCGATACCGAGCTATAACATCAGC ATATTATCGTGGAGCTGTAGGTGCCTTACTGGTTTATGACATTGCTAAACATCTCACATATGAAAATGTAGAGCGATGGCTGAAAGAACTGAGAGATCATGCTGATAGTAACATTGTTATCATGCTCGTGGGCAATAAGAGTGATCTGCGTCATCTCAGGGCAGTTCCTACAGATGAAGCAAGAGCTTTTGCAG AAGCTGCTTTTCAGACCATTTTAACAG agaTTTACCGCATTGTTTCTCAGAAGCAAATGTCAGACAGACGCGAAAATGACATGTCTCCAAGCAACAATGTGGTTCCTATTCATGTTCCACCAACCACTGAAAACAAGCCAAAGGTGCAGTGCTGTCAGAACATCTAA
- the RAB11A gene encoding ras-related protein Rab-11A isoform X6: MLVGNKSDLRHLRAVPTDEARAFAEKNGLSFIETSALDSTNVEAAFQTILTEIYRIVSQKQMSDRRENDMSPSNNVVPIHVPPTTENKPKVQCCQNI; the protein is encoded by the exons ATGCTCGTGGGCAATAAGAGTGATCTGCGTCATCTCAGGGCAGTTCCTACAGATGAAGCAAGAGCTTTTGCAG AAAAGAATGGTTTGTCGTTCATTGAGACTTCTGCTCTAGACTCTACAAATGTAGAAGCTGCTTTTCAGACCATTTTAACAG agaTTTACCGCATTGTTTCTCAGAAGCAAATGTCAGACAGACGCGAAAATGACATGTCTCCAAGCAACAATGTGGTTCCTATTCATGTTCCACCAACCACTGAAAACAAGCCAAAGGTGCAGTGCTGTCAGAACATCTAA